One genomic region from Nocardioides plantarum encodes:
- a CDS encoding mannitol dehydrogenase family protein yields the protein MSGLGPDVEVPSYDVASLRPGIVHLGTGAFHRAHQAVYLHDLAQSGVSDRWGVVGSSLRSHTTVRRLARQDGLYSVTEVGRESRSVRVVGVLRDQVDAVADPAALVRRMADPQTQVVTLTITAPAYAAAVPTPPGIPAPSPVDAFDLVVDALARRRRAGRGPFTVMSCDNLPDNGRAARACVLAVAEARDPRLAAWVERHVTFPSTMVDRITPPSDAEHGAWLRRRHGLIDAAPVVCESFRQWVVEDSFCAERPPLDAVGVQMVADARPFVAMKTSLLNASHVALGFLGGRAGHGTTADAMRDQVLAATVSRMMRLEVTPLLAHVPGVDLDAYVADLLGRFANQALADPLERLRGRGSVRVLNYLAPPLRRAVHAGAPRAVLTDTLAAWIDQLDRDAEAPEVATDPAASTLVPLARGAAHDVRPFLVAAGLGDLAAVPAFVASVQRRLTTGEDQARAAAS from the coding sequence ATGTCCGGGCTCGGTCCCGACGTCGAGGTGCCGTCCTACGACGTGGCGTCGTTGCGTCCCGGCATCGTGCACCTGGGCACCGGTGCCTTCCACCGGGCCCACCAGGCGGTCTACCTGCACGACCTCGCCCAGAGCGGCGTGTCCGACCGGTGGGGCGTGGTCGGCAGCAGCCTGCGGTCCCACACGACCGTACGCCGCCTGGCCCGCCAGGACGGCCTCTACTCGGTCACCGAGGTGGGGCGCGAGTCCCGCTCGGTGCGGGTGGTCGGCGTGCTGCGCGACCAGGTCGACGCGGTCGCGGACCCGGCGGCCCTCGTGCGCCGGATGGCCGACCCGCAGACCCAGGTCGTGACGCTCACCATCACCGCACCCGCCTACGCCGCCGCCGTCCCGACGCCGCCGGGCATCCCCGCGCCCTCGCCGGTCGACGCCTTCGACCTGGTCGTCGACGCGCTCGCTCGCCGTCGTCGGGCCGGGCGCGGGCCGTTCACCGTGATGTCGTGCGACAACCTGCCCGACAACGGCCGCGCCGCCCGGGCCTGTGTGCTCGCCGTCGCCGAGGCCCGCGACCCCCGGCTGGCCGCCTGGGTCGAGCGGCACGTCACCTTCCCCAGCACCATGGTCGACCGGATCACCCCGCCCTCCGACGCCGAGCACGGGGCGTGGCTGCGGCGCCGCCACGGCCTGATCGACGCGGCTCCGGTGGTCTGCGAGTCGTTCCGCCAGTGGGTTGTGGAGGACTCCTTCTGCGCCGAGCGGCCGCCGCTGGACGCCGTCGGGGTGCAGATGGTCGCCGATGCCCGCCCGTTCGTCGCGATGAAGACCAGCCTCCTCAACGCCAGCCACGTCGCCCTGGGCTTCCTCGGTGGCCGCGCCGGCCACGGCACGACGGCCGACGCGATGCGCGACCAGGTCCTCGCCGCGACGGTGTCGCGGATGATGCGGCTCGAGGTCACGCCGCTGCTCGCCCACGTGCCCGGCGTCGACCTCGACGCCTACGTCGCCGACCTCCTCGGTCGTTTCGCCAACCAGGCGCTGGCCGACCCGCTGGAGCGGTTGCGCGGCCGGGGGTCGGTCCGGGTCCTCAACTACCTCGCCCCTCCGCTGCGCCGCGCCGTGCACGCCGGCGCACCCCGCGCGGTGCTGACCGACACGCTCGCCGCCTGGATCGACCAGCTCGACCGCGACGCGGAGGCTCCCGAGGTGGCCACCGACCCGGCGGCCTCGACGCTGGTGCCCCTGGCGCGGGGCGCGGCCCACGACGTACGACCGTTCCTGGTGGCGGCCGGCCTCGGGGACCTCGCGGCGGTGCCGGCCTTCGTGGCCTCCGTGCAGCGGCGACTGACCACCGGGGAGGATCAGGCCCGTGCCGCTGCCTCCTAA
- a CDS encoding type II 3-dehydroquinate dehydratase, giving the protein MRVLVLNGPNLGRLGRRQPEIYGTTTHAELAALCVGWGEPLGLAVDVRQTNHEGVLLDWLNEAADEATPVVLNAAAWTHYSYALLDACAQLSAPLVEVHISDPTQRPEVFRHTSVVTAHAAEVVAGHGIDGYRLALESLARLTRP; this is encoded by the coding sequence GTGAGGGTGCTCGTGCTCAACGGCCCCAACCTGGGGCGCCTCGGGCGACGGCAGCCCGAGATCTACGGCACGACGACCCACGCCGAGCTCGCCGCGCTCTGCGTGGGCTGGGGCGAGCCGCTCGGGCTCGCGGTCGACGTACGCCAGACCAACCACGAGGGCGTCCTGCTCGACTGGCTCAACGAGGCCGCCGACGAGGCCACTCCGGTGGTGCTCAACGCCGCGGCCTGGACCCACTACTCCTACGCCCTCCTCGACGCCTGCGCGCAGCTCAGCGCGCCGCTGGTCGAGGTCCACATCAGCGACCCCACCCAGCGCCCCGAGGTCTTCCGGCACACCTCCGTGGTCACCGCCCACGCCGCCGAGGTGGTCGCCGGACACGGCATCGACGGCTACCGGCTGGCCCTCGAGTCGCTCGCCCGGCTCACCCGACCCTGA
- the aroB gene encoding 3-dehydroquinate synthase, with amino-acid sequence MNDSPDDVDLEHAPETVLHVGGASPYDVVVGHHLADHLPEMVGDALRVAVICPEALEELVGEVADALVESHPDRDVTVLVVPDGEEAKTAEVANSCWEALGEEGFTRSDVVVTLGGGATTDLGGFVAASWLRGVRVVHVPTTLLAMVDAAVGGKTGINTEAGKNLVGAFHEPAGVICDLSLLETLPRDELVAGLGEVVKCGFIADPEILRLVETTDPDELVASSPVLRELVERAIRVKVDVVVADLRETGGADGHPGREALNYGHTLAHAIERAEDYGIRHGEAVAIGCVFVAELAHRAAGLPREVVDRHRATFARVGLPTTYAGAGFDELLATMRVDKKSRGAVLRFVVLDDVGRPTVLSGPSEEHLREAFAAISGAAS; translated from the coding sequence GTGAACGACTCGCCCGACGACGTCGACCTCGAGCACGCACCCGAGACGGTCCTGCACGTCGGCGGCGCGTCGCCGTACGACGTCGTGGTCGGCCACCACCTGGCCGACCACCTGCCCGAGATGGTCGGCGACGCGCTGCGGGTCGCGGTGATCTGCCCCGAGGCTCTCGAGGAGCTGGTCGGCGAGGTGGCCGACGCCCTCGTCGAGAGCCACCCCGACCGCGACGTCACCGTGCTCGTCGTGCCCGACGGCGAGGAGGCCAAGACGGCCGAGGTCGCCAACTCCTGCTGGGAGGCGCTGGGCGAGGAGGGGTTCACCCGCTCCGACGTCGTCGTCACCCTCGGCGGGGGAGCGACGACCGACCTCGGCGGGTTCGTCGCCGCGTCGTGGCTGCGCGGGGTCCGCGTGGTGCACGTGCCGACCACGCTGCTGGCGATGGTCGACGCGGCGGTCGGCGGCAAGACCGGCATCAACACCGAGGCCGGCAAGAACCTCGTCGGCGCCTTCCACGAGCCCGCCGGGGTCATCTGCGACCTCTCTCTGCTCGAGACGCTGCCGCGTGACGAGCTCGTCGCGGGGCTGGGCGAGGTGGTCAAGTGCGGCTTCATCGCCGACCCCGAGATCCTGCGGCTCGTCGAGACGACCGACCCCGACGAGCTGGTGGCGTCGTCCCCGGTGCTGCGCGAGCTGGTCGAGCGGGCCATCCGGGTCAAGGTCGACGTGGTCGTCGCCGACCTGCGCGAGACCGGCGGCGCCGACGGCCACCCCGGCCGCGAGGCCCTCAACTACGGCCACACCCTGGCTCACGCGATCGAGCGGGCCGAGGACTACGGCATCCGCCACGGCGAGGCCGTGGCCATCGGCTGCGTCTTCGTCGCCGAGCTCGCCCACCGGGCCGCCGGGCTGCCCCGCGAGGTGGTCGACCGGCACCGGGCGACGTTCGCGCGGGTCGGGCTGCCGACGACCTACGCGGGGGCCGGGTTCGACGAGCTGCTCGCCACCATGCGCGTGGACAAGAAGTCGCGCGGCGCCGTGCTGCGCTTCGTCGTGCTCGACGACGTCGGGCGCCCCACGGTGCTGTCCGGCCCGTCCGAGGAGCACCTGCGCGAGGCGTTCGCGGCGATCTCGGGGGCGGCGTCGTGA
- a CDS encoding shikimate kinase, with protein MTDGPVVVLVGPMGAGKSTVAALLAERLGVRARDTDADVEAAEQRTISDIFVDSGEAHFRALERAAVAEALAGHDGVLSLGGGAVLDESTQALLAGHRVVFLRVGLAEAVKRVGLGAGRPLLFGNVRAQIKTTLETRAPIYESVATLVIDTDETSPDEVATRILEAL; from the coding sequence GTGACCGACGGTCCGGTGGTCGTGCTCGTCGGCCCGATGGGCGCCGGCAAGTCGACGGTGGCGGCGCTGCTGGCCGAGCGGCTCGGCGTCCGGGCGCGCGACACCGACGCCGACGTCGAGGCGGCCGAGCAGCGCACGATCTCCGACATCTTCGTCGACTCGGGCGAGGCGCACTTCCGCGCGCTCGAGCGTGCGGCCGTCGCCGAGGCACTGGCCGGGCACGACGGCGTGCTCTCGCTCGGCGGGGGAGCCGTGCTCGACGAGTCGACCCAGGCCCTGCTCGCCGGGCACCGCGTGGTCTTCCTGCGCGTCGGCCTGGCCGAGGCGGTCAAGCGAGTCGGGCTCGGGGCCGGACGCCCGCTGCTGTTCGGCAACGTCCGCGCGCAGATCAAGACCACCCTGGAGACCCGGGCGCCGATCTACGAGTCGGTCGCCACCCTCGTGATCGACACCGACGAGACCTCGCCCGACGAGGTCGCCACCCGCATCCTGGAGGCGTTGTGA
- the aroC gene encoding chorismate synthase produces the protein MLRWLTAGESHGPSLVAILEGLPAHVEVTTADIDDSLARRRLGYGRGARMKFEQDQVTINGGVRHGRTQGGPVAITIGNTEWPKWETVMSADPVDPGLLKETGRNAPLTRPRPGHADLAGMQKYDFEEARPVLERASARETAARVALGRVASNFLEQAVGARIVSHVIELGGVRAPAGLWPEADDVARLDDDPVRCLDPEASAAMVARIDQAHKDGDTLGGVVEVVVHGLPPGLGSHVHWDRRLDSRLAGALMGIQAIKGVEVGDGFELAATPGSLAHDEIVTQDGALRRVTDRSGGTEGGMTTGEVLRVRAAMKPIATVPRALRTVDVATGEQTAAHHQRSDVCAVPAAGIVAEAMVALVLADAVVEKFGGDSLGETRRNWSTYVEALRYR, from the coding sequence ATGCTGCGCTGGTTGACCGCGGGTGAGTCCCACGGCCCGTCCCTGGTCGCGATCCTCGAGGGGCTCCCGGCCCACGTCGAGGTGACGACCGCCGACATCGACGACTCGCTCGCGCGCCGACGCCTCGGCTACGGCCGCGGCGCGCGGATGAAGTTCGAGCAGGACCAGGTCACCATCAACGGCGGCGTGCGCCACGGGCGCACCCAGGGCGGACCCGTCGCGATCACCATCGGCAACACCGAGTGGCCCAAGTGGGAGACCGTGATGTCGGCCGACCCGGTCGACCCGGGCCTGCTGAAGGAGACCGGTCGCAACGCCCCGCTCACGCGACCGCGCCCCGGCCACGCCGACCTGGCCGGCATGCAGAAGTACGACTTCGAGGAGGCCCGGCCGGTGCTCGAGCGGGCCTCGGCGCGCGAGACCGCCGCCCGGGTCGCGCTGGGCCGGGTCGCCTCCAACTTCCTGGAGCAGGCCGTCGGCGCGCGGATCGTCTCCCACGTCATCGAGCTCGGCGGCGTGCGCGCGCCTGCGGGTCTGTGGCCCGAGGCCGACGATGTCGCCAGGCTCGACGACGACCCGGTGCGCTGCCTGGACCCCGAGGCCTCTGCCGCGATGGTCGCCCGCATCGACCAGGCCCACAAGGACGGCGACACCCTCGGTGGTGTGGTCGAGGTCGTCGTGCACGGGCTCCCGCCCGGCCTGGGCTCCCACGTCCACTGGGACCGACGCCTCGACTCGCGCCTGGCCGGCGCGCTGATGGGCATCCAGGCGATCAAGGGCGTCGAGGTCGGCGACGGGTTCGAGCTCGCCGCGACCCCGGGCTCCCTGGCCCACGACGAGATCGTCACCCAGGACGGGGCCCTGCGCCGCGTCACCGACCGCTCCGGCGGCACCGAGGGCGGCATGACCACCGGTGAGGTGCTGCGGGTCCGCGCGGCGATGAAGCCCATCGCCACGGTGCCGCGCGCCCTGCGCACCGTCGACGTCGCCACCGGTGAGCAGACCGCGGCCCACCACCAGCGTTCCGATGTGTGCGCCGTGCCCGCGGCCGGCATCGTCGCCGAGGCGATGGTCGCCCTCGTGCTCGCCGACGCCGTGGTCGAGAAGTTCGGGGGCGACTCGCTGGGCGAGACCCGACGCAACTGGTCGACGTACGTCGAGGCGCTGAGGTACAGGTGA
- a CDS encoding prepilin peptidase, with product MAQLTDQVVLVAALAAVACGLLGLLVPVAIAHLPEPGPDPERAELEALALGGTLTERQQRRLQEGPKPLYVDVAAAPYLGPVSSVVAAVVAVLVVVAVGVDRDLAVLLPLVPIGVLLAVVDLHTRLLPRSVVSGAVVLALTAALVLWPLSGEPDQLVRGVVGLALGFGLFFVIWFVYPPGMGYGDVRLAGLCGLALAHQGWAEWAVGLYSAFLLFGVPGVLLAVVRRDAGLLKHHFPFGPFLLAGIVVGLLAGGPVADRLATG from the coding sequence ATGGCCCAGCTGACGGACCAGGTGGTGCTGGTCGCGGCCCTGGCCGCGGTGGCGTGCGGGCTGCTCGGGCTGCTCGTGCCGGTGGCGATCGCTCACCTGCCCGAGCCCGGGCCCGACCCGGAGCGCGCCGAGCTCGAGGCCCTCGCCCTCGGGGGCACGCTCACCGAGCGCCAGCAGCGTCGGCTCCAGGAGGGTCCCAAGCCGCTCTACGTCGACGTCGCCGCCGCGCCGTACCTCGGGCCGGTCTCCAGCGTCGTGGCGGCCGTGGTGGCCGTGCTGGTCGTGGTGGCGGTCGGGGTCGACCGCGACCTCGCGGTGCTGTTGCCGCTGGTCCCGATCGGCGTGCTGCTCGCGGTCGTCGACCTGCACACCCGGCTGCTGCCGCGGTCGGTGGTCTCGGGTGCGGTCGTGCTGGCCCTGACCGCGGCGCTCGTGCTGTGGCCGCTGTCCGGCGAGCCCGACCAGCTCGTGCGGGGGGTCGTCGGACTCGCCCTCGGGTTCGGGCTGTTCTTCGTGATCTGGTTCGTCTACCCGCCCGGGATGGGCTACGGCGACGTCCGCCTCGCCGGGCTCTGTGGCCTCGCCCTGGCCCACCAGGGGTGGGCGGAGTGGGCGGTCGGGCTCTACTCGGCGTTCCTGCTGTTCGGTGTCCCGGGGGTCCTGCTCGCCGTCGTACGCCGCGACGCGGGGCTGCTGAAGCACCACTTCCCGTTCGGTCCGTTCCTGCTGGCCGGGATCGTGGTGGGCCTTCTCGCCGGCGGCCCGGTCGCCGACCGTCTCGCGACGGGGTGA
- a CDS encoding shikimate dehydrogenase: MRCAVLGDPIAHSLSPTLHRAAYDVLGLDWTYDAVRVPSGGLAGFLEGVADGTWRGLSLTMPLKREVLALVADRTPAVDLAGGANTVVVDDGRLRLDNTDLPGAAAAVRERWSDDVSTVLVLGGGATAASAALAMCDLGARAVRLLVRSPERAADTVAAIAAHPGGPAVSVGALDEAPVVADVLVSTVPAAAQTPDLVRRCDDVDVVFEVLYDPWPTPLATAAVASDRALVAGLDLLVHQAVLQVELFTGHPGPLEAMRTAGQRALEARAAAG; this comes from the coding sequence ATGCGCTGCGCCGTCCTCGGCGACCCCATCGCCCACTCGCTGTCGCCGACGCTGCACCGGGCGGCGTACGACGTGCTCGGGCTCGACTGGACCTACGACGCGGTGCGGGTGCCGTCGGGCGGGCTCGCGGGGTTCCTCGAGGGGGTCGCCGACGGGACGTGGCGCGGGCTGTCGTTGACGATGCCCCTCAAGCGCGAGGTGCTGGCGCTGGTCGCCGACCGGACCCCGGCCGTCGACCTGGCCGGGGGCGCCAACACGGTGGTGGTCGACGACGGGCGGCTGCGCCTCGACAACACCGACCTGCCGGGTGCGGCGGCCGCGGTGCGCGAGCGCTGGTCCGACGACGTGTCGACGGTGCTGGTGCTGGGCGGCGGGGCCACGGCCGCCTCGGCCGCCCTGGCGATGTGCGACCTGGGCGCACGCGCCGTACGCCTGCTCGTCCGCTCGCCGGAGCGGGCGGCCGACACGGTCGCGGCGATCGCGGCGCACCCTGGCGGTCCGGCGGTGAGCGTGGGCGCCCTCGACGAGGCCCCCGTCGTCGCCGACGTGCTGGTGTCGACGGTCCCGGCGGCAGCGCAGACCCCCGACCTGGTGCGCCGCTGCGACGACGTGGACGTGGTCTTCGAGGTGCTCTACGACCCCTGGCCCACGCCGCTGGCGACCGCCGCCGTGGCGTCGGACCGGGCGCTGGTCGCCGGGCTCGACCTCCTGGTGCACCAGGCGGTGCTGCAGGTCGAGCTGTTCACCGGCCATCCGGGCCCCCTCGAGGCGATGCGGACGGCGGGGCAGCGCGCCCTCGAGGCGCGTGCGGCGGCTGGCTGA
- the mltG gene encoding endolytic transglycosylase MltG, with protein sequence MSDHEPYGVDHGSHDDDGLLGGSAAAAPRGSAAGGRRRGRKRRSGCLPVLIVLALVAAGGFFLVRSIDLKNPFASDEAKDYSGPGTGEVVFTVSTGDSISAMGRNLEELGVVASSKAYVEAAEADTASRGIGEGVYQLKKEMKAADVVDLLVSGRTEGTSFTFTSGKWVSEVVSLLAKDTGVSRGQYQAALEDPESLGLPAQAEGDVEGYLSPGSYTFFPDDDATAILSAMVSRTKQTLGRLGVASAAKRLDYSAHDLVTIASLIEAEGSLLDEKGKAKIARVIYNRLENPTAETIGKLQLDATVNFARKERVAVLTQAQIDEVADSPYNTYTNVGLPPGAIATPSRAALEAATKPAKGDWLYYVTVNLGTGETKFAETYDEFLGLKQELRDYCDNESDRC encoded by the coding sequence ATGTCTGACCACGAGCCCTACGGGGTCGACCACGGGAGCCATGACGACGACGGCCTGCTCGGCGGCTCCGCGGCGGCGGCCCCCCGTGGCTCCGCCGCCGGCGGACGACGCCGCGGGCGCAAGCGCCGCTCGGGGTGCCTCCCGGTCCTGATCGTGCTGGCCCTGGTCGCGGCCGGAGGCTTCTTCCTCGTCCGCAGCATCGACCTGAAGAACCCCTTCGCCTCCGACGAGGCCAAGGACTACTCCGGGCCGGGCACCGGCGAGGTGGTCTTCACGGTGTCCACCGGCGACTCGATCTCGGCGATGGGGCGCAACCTCGAGGAGCTCGGCGTGGTCGCCTCGAGCAAGGCCTACGTGGAGGCCGCCGAGGCCGACACGGCCTCGCGCGGCATCGGCGAGGGCGTCTACCAGCTCAAGAAGGAGATGAAGGCCGCCGACGTGGTCGACCTCCTGGTCAGCGGCAGGACCGAGGGGACGTCGTTCACGTTCACCTCCGGCAAGTGGGTCTCCGAGGTGGTCTCGCTGCTCGCGAAGGACACCGGGGTGAGCCGTGGGCAGTACCAGGCCGCACTCGAGGACCCCGAGTCGCTCGGGCTGCCCGCGCAGGCCGAGGGCGACGTCGAGGGCTACCTCTCTCCGGGCAGCTACACGTTCTTCCCCGACGACGACGCCACGGCGATCCTGTCGGCCATGGTCTCGCGCACCAAGCAGACCCTCGGCAGGCTCGGCGTCGCTTCGGCCGCCAAGCGGCTCGACTACAGCGCCCACGACCTGGTCACCATCGCCAGCCTCATCGAGGCCGAGGGCAGCCTGCTCGACGAGAAGGGCAAGGCCAAGATCGCCCGCGTCATCTACAACCGGCTCGAGAACCCGACCGCCGAGACGATCGGCAAGCTCCAGCTCGACGCGACGGTCAACTTCGCGCGCAAGGAGCGGGTCGCGGTGCTCACGCAGGCCCAGATCGACGAGGTCGCCGACAGCCCCTACAACACCTACACCAACGTCGGTCTGCCTCCCGGGGCGATCGCCACCCCGAGCCGTGCGGCCCTCGAGGCGGCGACGAAGCCGGCCAAGGGCGACTGGCTCTACTACGTCACGGTCAACCTAGGCACCGGCGAGACCAAGTTCGCCGAGACCTACGACGAGTTCCTGGGCCTCAAGCAGGAGCTGCGCGACTACTGCGACAACGAATCCGACCGCTGCTGA
- the ruvX gene encoding Holliday junction resolvase RuvX — protein sequence MRPGPRLGIDPGDARIGVARSDPSGFLATPVETVRRGQGDLKRIRQILRAIADDSAGPGVLEVVVGLPRSLSGREGPAALKTREWALKLATSVAPLPVRLVDERLTTVSAEAMLRDRGTKGAQRRAVVDQAAAVLILQHALDTERATGLPPGELVTIQPTSPPPEEPDV from the coding sequence ATGAGGCCGGGCCCGCGGCTCGGCATCGACCCGGGTGACGCCCGGATCGGCGTCGCGCGCAGTGACCCGTCGGGGTTCCTGGCCACCCCCGTCGAGACCGTACGACGCGGCCAGGGCGACCTGAAGCGGATCCGTCAGATCCTGCGCGCGATCGCCGACGACTCGGCCGGCCCTGGCGTCCTCGAGGTGGTCGTCGGGCTGCCGCGCTCGCTGTCCGGCAGGGAGGGACCGGCGGCGCTCAAGACGCGGGAGTGGGCCCTCAAGCTCGCCACCTCGGTGGCCCCGCTCCCGGTGCGCCTGGTCGACGAGCGGCTGACCACCGTCTCGGCGGAGGCTATGCTGCGCGACCGTGGCACGAAGGGCGCCCAGCGACGCGCGGTGGTCGACCAGGCCGCGGCCGTCCTGATCCTGCAGCACGCGCTCGACACCGAGCGGGCCACCGGGCTCCCCCCAGGGGAGCTCGTGACGATTCAGCCGACGTCCCCACCGCCCGAGGAGCCCGATGTCTGA
- the alaS gene encoding alanine--tRNA ligase, with amino-acid sequence MDTAEIRRRFVAHFQAAGHTPVPSASLLLDDPNLLFVNAGMVPFKPYFLGQETPPYDTATSVQKCIRTPDIEDVGKTTRHGTFFEMCGNFSFGDYFKERAIELAWDLVTKSQADGGWGLEESRLYPSILDGDDEALALWTKVTGLPEHRILKLGRKENYWSMGVPGPGGPCSEILYDRGPDFGPDFDPASLGPDMPFALEDRLLEIWNLVFMQDELSAVRSKEDFDIAGSLPKKNIDTGMGLERIALLLQGKQNMYEIDVMFPVIERAMELTGRAYGADPVDDVRFRVVADHVRSSMMLISDGVTPGNEARGYVLRRLLRRAVRSMRLLGYDEPSLPELLPISRDKMGETYTDLHTDWERISRVAYAEEETFRKTLQAGTTMFDQAASRVKQSGGAAIAGPEAFQLHDTFGFPIDLTLEMAAEAGLSVDEDGFRSLMAEQRERAKADARSKRGQHADTAAYRAVLDAHGPTEWLAYETLETESRPLALLREGVAVTSLGNGEVGEIVLDRTPFYAESGGQAADAGIIEFDGGRLEVVDVQRPIKGLVVHQVRVVDGELPADAALLHAQVDPDWRTGARQAHSGTHVVHAALRQVLGPSALQSGSYNRPGYLRLDFGWTTGLSPEQVKDIERVSNEALRADLPVGWQYMTLEQAKDWGAVALFGETYDNTKVRVVEIGGPWSRELCGGTHVDHASQIGTLVVTGEASVGSGNRRIEAFTGVEGFNYLARERDVVGQLTSLLKIQPQDLVPRVADLVDRLRSAEKEIERARLQQLLSGGAELAASAVDVGGVRVVAHRVDGAGGGDVRTLALDVRGRLAGDQPAAVVVIGAADGKVSVVAALNESAQARGLSANDLVRAVGPFVGGKGGGKADVAQGGGTDTSRLDEALAAVRAAVASSGS; translated from the coding sequence ATGGACACCGCGGAGATCCGACGGAGGTTCGTGGCGCACTTCCAGGCCGCCGGGCACACCCCCGTCCCCTCGGCCTCGCTGTTGCTCGACGACCCCAACCTGCTGTTCGTCAACGCGGGCATGGTGCCGTTCAAGCCCTACTTCCTGGGCCAGGAGACGCCGCCGTACGACACCGCGACGAGCGTGCAGAAGTGCATCCGCACCCCCGACATCGAGGACGTCGGCAAGACCACGCGGCACGGCACGTTCTTCGAGATGTGCGGCAACTTCTCCTTCGGCGACTACTTCAAGGAGCGGGCCATCGAGCTCGCCTGGGACCTGGTCACGAAGTCGCAGGCCGACGGCGGCTGGGGCCTGGAGGAGTCCAGGCTCTACCCCTCCATCCTCGACGGCGACGACGAGGCGCTGGCCCTGTGGACCAAGGTGACCGGCCTGCCCGAGCACCGCATCCTCAAGCTCGGACGCAAGGAGAACTACTGGTCGATGGGCGTGCCGGGTCCCGGTGGTCCGTGCTCGGAGATCCTCTACGACCGCGGCCCCGACTTCGGCCCCGACTTCGACCCCGCGTCGCTCGGTCCCGACATGCCGTTCGCGCTGGAGGACCGGCTGCTGGAGATCTGGAACCTCGTCTTCATGCAGGACGAGCTCAGCGCGGTGCGCTCCAAGGAGGACTTCGACATCGCGGGGTCGCTGCCCAAGAAGAACATCGACACGGGCATGGGCCTGGAGCGGATCGCGCTGCTGCTGCAGGGCAAGCAGAACATGTACGAGATCGACGTGATGTTCCCGGTCATCGAGCGCGCCATGGAGCTCACCGGCCGGGCCTACGGCGCCGACCCCGTCGACGACGTCCGGTTCCGGGTCGTCGCCGACCACGTGCGCAGCTCGATGATGCTCATCAGCGACGGAGTGACCCCGGGCAACGAGGCGCGCGGCTACGTGCTGCGCCGCCTGCTGCGCCGCGCGGTCCGGTCGATGCGCCTGCTGGGCTACGACGAGCCGTCGCTGCCCGAGCTGCTCCCGATCAGCCGCGACAAGATGGGCGAGACCTACACCGACCTGCACACCGACTGGGAGCGCATCTCGCGGGTCGCGTACGCCGAGGAGGAGACCTTCCGCAAGACGCTGCAGGCCGGCACCACGATGTTCGACCAGGCCGCCAGCCGCGTGAAGCAGTCCGGGGGCGCGGCGATCGCGGGGCCCGAGGCGTTCCAGCTGCACGACACCTTCGGCTTCCCGATCGACCTGACGCTGGAGATGGCCGCCGAGGCCGGTCTGTCGGTCGACGAGGACGGGTTCCGGAGCCTGATGGCCGAGCAGCGGGAGCGGGCCAAGGCCGACGCACGCAGCAAGCGCGGCCAGCACGCCGACACTGCTGCCTACCGGGCCGTCCTCGACGCGCACGGACCCACCGAGTGGCTGGCCTACGAGACGCTCGAGACCGAGTCGCGCCCGCTGGCGCTGTTGCGCGAGGGCGTCGCGGTGACATCCCTCGGCAACGGCGAGGTCGGCGAGATCGTGCTCGACCGCACGCCCTTCTACGCCGAGTCCGGCGGCCAGGCGGCCGATGCCGGCATCATCGAGTTCGACGGCGGACGCCTCGAGGTCGTCGACGTCCAGCGGCCGATCAAGGGTCTGGTCGTGCACCAGGTGCGCGTCGTCGACGGCGAGCTGCCCGCCGACGCCGCGCTCCTGCACGCGCAGGTCGACCCCGACTGGCGCACCGGTGCGCGCCAGGCCCACTCCGGCACCCACGTCGTCCACGCCGCACTGCGCCAGGTGCTCGGGCCCAGCGCCCTGCAGTCCGGGTCCTACAACCGGCCCGGCTACCTGCGCCTCGACTTCGGCTGGACCACCGGGCTGAGCCCCGAGCAGGTCAAGGACATCGAGCGGGTCTCCAACGAGGCGCTGCGCGCCGACCTGCCCGTCGGCTGGCAGTACATGACGCTCGAGCAGGCCAAGGACTGGGGCGCGGTCGCGCTGTTCGGCGAGACCTACGACAACACCAAGGTCCGGGTCGTCGAGATCGGCGGTCCCTGGTCGCGCGAGCTCTGCGGCGGCACCCACGTCGACCACGCCTCGCAGATCGGCACCCTCGTGGTCACCGGCGAGGCGTCGGTCGGCTCGGGCAACCGCCGCATCGAGGCGTTCACCGGCGTCGAGGGCTTCAACTACCTCGCGCGCGAGCGCGACGTCGTCGGCCAGCTCACCAGCCTGCTCAAGATCCAGCCGCAGGACCTCGTCCCGCGGGTCGCCGACCTCGTCGACCGGCTCCGGTCGGCCGAGAAGGAGATCGAGAGGGCGCGCCTGCAGCAGCTGCTGTCGGGCGGCGCCGAGCTCGCGGCCTCCGCGGTCGACGTCGGCGGCGTCCGGGTCGTGGCGCACCGCGTCGACGGGGCCGGCGGGGGCGACGTACGCACCCTGGCCCTCGACGTGCGCGGCCGGCTCGCCGGCGACCAGCCGGCGGCGGTCGTCGTGATCGGCGCCGCCGACGGCAAGGTGTCGGTGGTGGCGGCGCTCAACGAGTCCGCGCAGGCCAGGGGGCTCAGCGCCAACGACCTCGTGCGCGCGGTCGGCCCGTTCGTCGGCGGCAAGGGTGGCGGCAAGGCCGACGTCGCGCAGGGCGGCGGCACCGACACCTCGCGCCTCGACGAGGCGCTCGCCGCGGTGCGCGCCGCCGTCGCCTCGAGCGGCTCTTGA